CAACAAATGTGTAACTTGCGCCACCGAGCAATATCCCAAGCATATATTCCATAGGTTTTACATTCCTGGTAATGAGAAAGACATTTCTTTTTTCTTCTCTGTCAAAAGAGACATTCAAAGTAACATCTGATATTCCTCCTCCTATAACCGAGAAGATAAGAGCACCCATTATTATGTTAAACCAGCCCTCCTTCGGCACAAGAATAAGCATTGGGACTATTATTGAGATTGGCATAAACATCGCTATGAAAAAGAAAGTGAAAGGTCGCCTGAACTGCCACTTTGAGTAAATCTTTGCTATTGTTACTATATTAGTGAGTTTCATCCTTTACCCTCTTTAGATATGCCTCTTCAAGCGATGGACGTGATAGAGTTATATCCTGTCCAATGATAGAAAACAACTCTGGAGTGAGTGCTTGTTTAGGAAGATAGAGATGAATGGTATTATCCTCAACTGAGAATCTGAGATTCATCCTTTCAAAAGATTTTACTTTACCTTCCTCATATGTTGTTTCTATCTCATAGTCATATCCTATTCTATCCATTATGTCTTTCTTATCCCCGTTATGTATGATCTCACCCTTGTTGAATATTACAAGTCTATCAATCTCTCTTTCAATCTCATCAAGATAATGCGTTGTGAATATGATAGTTGCGCCTTTTTTATGCAGGTCTTTGATTGAGTCAAGCATCATTTTACGTGCTTCGGGATCTAAGCCTGATGTAGGTTCATCAAGCAGAAGAAGGTCATCACTTCCAGATAGAGCCTGGGCAAGGCTAACTCTTCTCTTATAACCTCCAGAGAGATCTCTTATTAGTCTGTTCTTTACTCTTTCAAGGCCTGCTACCTCTATAGCCCATTCAGCTCTCTCTTTGCAATTTTTCACGCCTTTAAGAAGCGTGAGATAATAAACATGTTCCCATACAGTTAGATCCTCGTATAGTCCTGCTTCTTGCGGCATCACGCCTATGGGAGTAGAAAGTGGTGCTAAGAATATTTTTCCATCGCTTGGATCCGTATCTCCGTAAATTATTCTCAAAAATGTTGTTTTCCCTGCCCCATTCGGACCTGCAATTACGCAAAATTCTCCTCTCATAATCTCTATGTTTATTCCTTTTAAAGCCTGAATATCTCCATATCTTTTAGATAAATTTATTGCCTTAATTACTGGTTCTTTCATTATATTCCTCTGGGATGCGGTTCTGCAGCATATAGAGGAAAACCTAATTCGTCCTTTAGTTGATACCACTTTTTTATAACATAGGCTAATTGCTTCCTATTCATACCTTTAGTATAGGTAAAACCCATAGCTAAACCAGGAATAATTACAGAATAAAATGTGTTATCAATATCTTCACACCCCAACAGTGTTATCATTCATATCTACACCTTTACTCCAATTATACCACTGTTAACCTCAAAGGACAAAACAGAGTGATGTAAAAACCCTCATACCCTGGACACCAGACTTACTACATTATAAGCAAATAAACGTTTTACCAAGATTGTATGAAAAAGTATGTGTAAGTGTGAGTAGCATGAGCTGATTTTGCGACTATATTGTTTCACCTGTATATCTCACTACGGTGTCCTACTTTTACAACTATGATTATAACTTTATCTGTATCAACGAAGTATATTATTCTGTAATCTCCAATTTTTATCCTTCTTAATCCTTTAAGATCTCCAGAAAGCGGTTCTCCCAAGAAAGGAGAATCCCTAAGCTCGTCAACTTTTTCTACAATCCTTTCTCGTATTTCTTTTGGGAATTTGCTTACGGATTTAACAGCACTCTCTTTCCACTTAATCTGATAGGAGTTCTTTCTTGGCTTGTTCATGATCAATTAATTTGTCCGTTTCATCAAGTAGAATTCTTTTGGCTTCTTCTACATCGTACATTTCTTCAAGGTAGTTTTCTAATACCTCACCTATAACCCAGTTTTTAGATCTTTTCAATCTTCTTGAAATAATTTCCATCTTTTCAAGTATGTCTTCGTTGAGGCGTACAGAAATCACTTTTGTCATTTTTTACCTCCCTATTGTATTAATTTGTAGTATATTGTAATACATTTCTAA
Above is a window of Caldisericum sp. DNA encoding:
- a CDS encoding type II toxin-antitoxin system RelE/ParE family toxin, whose product is MNKPRKNSYQIKWKESAVKSVSKFPKEIRERIVEKVDELRDSPFLGEPLSGDLKGLRRIKIGDYRIIYFVDTDKVIIIVVKVGHRSEIYR
- a CDS encoding ribbon-helix-helix protein, CopG family gives rise to the protein MTKVISVRLNEDILEKMEIISRRLKRSKNWVIGEVLENYLEEMYDVEEAKRILLDETDKLIDHEQAKKELLSD
- a CDS encoding ABC transporter ATP-binding protein gives rise to the protein MKEPVIKAINLSKRYGDIQALKGINIEIMRGEFCVIAGPNGAGKTTFLRIIYGDTDPSDGKIFLAPLSTPIGVMPQEAGLYEDLTVWEHVYYLTLLKGVKNCKERAEWAIEVAGLERVKNRLIRDLSGGYKRRVSLAQALSGSDDLLLLDEPTSGLDPEARKMMLDSIKDLHKKGATIIFTTHYLDEIEREIDRLVIFNKGEIIHNGDKKDIMDRIGYDYEIETTYEEGKVKSFERMNLRFSVEDNTIHLYLPKQALTPELFSIIGQDITLSRPSLEEAYLKRVKDETH